Part of the Henckelia pumila isolate YLH828 chromosome 2, ASM3356847v2, whole genome shotgun sequence genome is shown below.
GACTGACTAATGGACTAAGTTGACTAAACAAACTAACTTTCATGTAGAATCTAATACTCCCCCTCAAGAGGTGAGTGAATATTGTGCACTCCCATCTTGCCCAGAAGCATCTTGAAATGAGTAGGGAGTAAAGACTTGGTAAACAAATCAACTAGTTGATTTTCTGAAGAAACATGCATCAACTTGACAACTCCCAACTGCACTTGTTCACGAACAATATGACAATCAATGTCAATGTGTTTCGTGCGTTCATGAAAAACAGGATTAGAACCAATGTGTATAGCAGCTTGGCTATCACAAAAGAGCATTGCCGGTTCAGCACGATGTATTCCAAAATCTTTAAGAAGAAAACGAAGCCACATGATTTCACAAGTAGAAGCAGCCATGGACCTGTATTCACCTTCGGCGGATGACATAGAAACAGTTTGCTGCTTCTTGGATAGCCAAGAAATCATGGACTCACCAAGAAACATGAAAAAACCAGTAACAGAGCGTCGAGTATCCAAACATGCCCCCCAATCGGCATCAGAGAAGAACTGGAGTTTAAGATCAGATTTGTGTTTGTAGAATAAACCTTGACCAATTGTTCCCTTGATATatctcaaaacatttaaagCCGCATCCATATGAGGAATCCTTGGTTGTGAAACAAACTGACTCAACGTATTGACTACATAAGCCAAATCAGGGCGAGTGATTGTAAGATACAACAATTTGCCAATCATTCGTCTATAAGGAAAAGGGTCAGAGAGCAACCCGCCGGCATCATGAGTGAGTTGAGTATGAACATCCATTGGAGTAGACCGAGGCTTACAACCTAGAATACCAGCATCAGTAAGAACTTTGAGAGCATAATTTCTTTGACATATAGAAATGCCACTAGAAGACCGGGCAACttcaatacccaagaaatactTCAGATTACCCAAATCCTTCAGACGAAACTTGTTATTAAAAAACTCCTTTAATTCCTTGGCAGCTGCTTCATTATTAGTAAAAATCACTATATCATCTACATACACTAAGATAGCAATGAAAATACAACCTTGAGTGCGTAAAAACAATGAGTTATCCGCATGAGATTGAGAAAAACCAATGCTCAATAATGTAGTAGAGAATTTAGCAAACCATTGTCGTGACGCTTGCTTTAGACCATAGATGGACTTGTGAAGTTTGCAAACAGCATTGGATGGCAAAACCTCCCCCTGCCGAGAATACCCTTGAGGCAAAGACATATAAACTTCCTCCAATAAATCACCATGAAGGAATGTGTTATTAACATCAAGCTGGAACAAGGACCAGCCCTTAACAGCAGCTATAGCAAGCAAGACTTTAACGGTCACGAGTTTAGCTACAGTAGAAAAAGTCTCAAGATAATCGATGCCTTCTTGTTGAGTGTATCCTTTTGTGACCAAACGGGCTTTATAACGCTGCAAAGAACCATCAGTAGAAAATTTGACCTTATACACCCAACGACAACTAGTAACAGATTTGCCAAAGGGCAATGAAACAATGGACCAAGTGCCATTAAGTTCGAGAGCCTTAAGTTCCTCTTCCATAGCATCCATCCACTCTGGAATGACAAAAGCTTGAGAATAATGTTCTGGTTCAATGATAGATGAAACATTATGAACAAAAGCACGATGGGAAGGAGAAAGTCTGTGATAAGCAAGAAAGGAAGACAAAGGATGAGCAGTAGAAAGGGGAAGTGGAAATGTGATAGCATAGCAATGATAATCTCGTAAATGATGTGGAGTAGTAATGCTCCGCCGAGGAAGAGGACATTGATTGACAGTATCGAGGGAAGAAGAATGAAGAGGTAAAATTTGCTCACAAAAAAAATCAGAAGAAGATGAAACAAAAGGAGCAGTTTTAAAAGGAAAATTATCTTCATGAAAAATGACATCCCTGGAGATAAAACATTCATTAGTGTCCAAATTTAACAACTTAAATCCTTTATAACCAGAGGGTAACCTATGAAAACACATTTTATAGCTCGAGGAGAAATTTTATCACGAGATGAAGAGAGAATAGATGCATAACACAAGCATCCAAAAACTTTCAAGTGAGAATAGGACGGAGTTTTCTGATATAGCCGCTCAAAAGGTGTTTGGTGTTTAAGCATAAATGAAGGTGTGCGATTGATAAGGTAAACATCTGTGAGAACACAATCACCCCAGTAAACAAGAGGTAAATTTGATTGAAATAAGAGTGCTCTAGCAACATTCAATATGTGTTGATGTTTGCGCTCAACAACAGAATTTTGTTGAGGTCTCTCAACACAAGAATAGAAATGAATAATGCCCTTTTGTTGAAAGAAAGAAGTGAAGTTCAGTTCTGGAGCATTATCACTCCTCACACCCTTAACTTGTACTCCAAACTGAGTATGAATCATTTGGTAAAAAAAAGGAAAGATATTTTGTACATCAGATTTCGCTTTCATTAGATAAATCCAGGTGAATCGGGAATGATCATCAACTATGgtaagaaaatatttatatcctTCAACTGTCATAGGATTAAAAGGTCCCCAAATATCCATGTGTATAAGTTGGAAAGAAGTATCACAAACATTATGGTGCACAGTAAAAGGCAAACGTTTTTGTTTCGATAAATGGCAAATAGAACAATGGAAATCATCATCGTTTAcaggagtaaaatgaaaatgatCATCAGTAACAGAAAGCTTAACAGAAGATGGATGTCCCATATGAAAATGCCATAAATTGTTTGCTAGGCTAGCTGTATTACAGAGGATTGTGGAAGAACTGTCTGATTTGTTGAAGATGTATAGGTTTCCAATTCTCTTACCCATCCCAATCACCTTGATCTTGTTGGTATCCTGGATTTTACAAAGATTAGAAATAAAGGAAACTGAGCAAGGAAAATATTTGGTAAGTGCACTGATGGAAagcagattaaaaaaaaattgtggtaCAAACAATACATCATGAAGAATGAGATCATTTGATAAATGGATGGTACCAACTTATGTAACAGGAATGGAAGAATTATTTGGAAGTACCACTTTAGAATTAAAAAGTCTGGATGTAGTGAATAAAGACATAGAGCAACATATGTGATGAGTTGCTCCAGTATCTATTACCCAATCTGAGTGTTTAATGGTAGGAAAAGTATGGGACAAAGAATAGATACCATTGAAACAGGACACCATTGGCTCTTGCTGCTTTTGGTCCAAGGAGAAGTTATTTTTGACAGGAAACTTAGAACAAAGAACTTCAATAAGTTGCTGACATTGATCAGGAGTTAGACGATCAACCGACGAGCATATAAATTTCTCAGATGCATCATATGTTTGACAAGCTTGTACTTTTCCTTGAAAATGTTTCTCAGTTGGAACAGAAATCTGACCAGATTGAATTCTGCCAGGAACTTGTTTTTGGTTATATTTAGAGTGCCCAGGGGGAAACCCATGCAACTTATAACATCTATCAACTGTATGATTTGTAAAGCCACAATGAGAACAAAGAAGTCCTCCAGTCTTTCCCTTCGGATTCTGGAACTTTCTTATATTAGCAACAGCAACAGATGCATCCATGTTAGTATCAACACCTATTTCAGAACATCAGAATGTATTGATCGTTGACGTTCCTCTTGAATGACCAGTGAGAAAACCTTAGAAATAGATAGAAGAGGATAAATCATCAGAACTTGTGCACGCACTTGAGCATAAGAATCATTCAATCCCATTAGAAACTGCATTACACAGTCTTGATTGTGATAAGTCATCCATTCTCTCATCGAACCACATTGACAAGTCGAAGTTGGTTGATAATCCTTCAATTCATCCCAAAGCGTTTTCAATTTTGTATAATAGGCACTAATATCCATCGATCCTTGATGCAAACCACTTAGGAACTTTTTAAACTGATAAATCCGTGGTGCATTGCTTTGAACGAATCTATCTCGTAAGTCTACCCAAACTTCTCGACAAGTGGTCTTATACATCAAACTATCTGCAATATCTCGTACCACAGAATTCAAAATCCAGGAGGTGACCATACTATTGCATCTCGTCCAAGCTCCGTATAACAAATCATCAGGCAAAGGATGAGGAATTGTACCATCAACAAAACCTAGCTTGTTCTTAGCGGTCAAGGCCATAACCATAGCTCGACTCCACGTGTTGTAATTCGATGTTGTTAACCGATTAGGAACAAGAATCAAACCTGGATGATCTCCATTTTGCAAAAAAAATGGACTACTTGAATCCTCTGTAGATGTACGATTTATCTGATTCATCTGAACTGGATTATTGTTGTTATTTGCAATAGCACCTCCTCCGCCGCGCACCATCGGTGAAGAAGAAAGTATGAACAGATCAACGTGAAAAGAGTGAAACCACAAAATCAATCAAAGAATCAGAGCTGCGCTAGAAGATCTAGCTCTCTGATACCATATTAGAAGAAGATCTTTCATCATTGAAGAAGAATCGAGAGAAACTTGTGAATTGATATTATTGAAGAAAATAAACAtctcaaatgcaaaacaaattcGGCCGTTGGATCCTCATTCAAGCACTGCTCGTATGAGGTAGCATAGACTGCTCCCTCCTACACATTTATGTTGGTTGAACGGAGAATTTCATCTTGCTTGGTTACTATTGTATCATTGGATTA
Proteins encoded:
- the LOC140878634 gene encoding uncharacterized protein produces the protein MVRGGGGAIANNNNNPVQMNQINRTSTEDSSSPFFLQNGDHPGLILVPNRLTTSNYNTWSRAMVMALTAKNKLGFVDGTIPHPLPDDLLYGAWTRCNSMVTSWILNSVVRDIADSLMYKTTCREVWVDLRDRFVQSNAPRIYQFKKFLSGLHQGSMDISAYYTKLKTLWDELKDYQPTSTCQCGSMREWMTYHNQDCVMQFLMGLNDSYAQVRAQVLMIYPLLSISKVFSLVIQEERQRSIHSDVLK